In one window of Primulina tabacum isolate GXHZ01 chromosome 8, ASM2559414v2, whole genome shotgun sequence DNA:
- the LOC142553041 gene encoding uncharacterized protein LOC142553041 isoform X3 has translation MQSSKQYALKYEGLLYADRNSVQLPSSLPENTGTPPPLLTSPLRLQISPPPNPPAFSFSALRLSKVFHFYPYSRSLAKSMSTVDATAASATGGEDARVTGEWFSVPELRLRDHRFTVPLDYSLDYSASPKVSVFVREIVSVGKEEHILPFLLYLQGGPGFECQRPTEAGGWISKACEEFRVILMDQRGTGLSTPLTPSSMSQFKSAEDLADYLKYFRADNIVNDAEFVRKLLVPNSRPWTVLGQSYGGFCAVSYLSFASQGLKQVLLTGGIPPIRSGCAADFVYRACYQQVMTQNEKYYQRFPRDIEIIREVVDHLSESDGGGVPLPSGGILTPRGLQLLGLSGLGTNNGFERLHYMFERVWDPVLVPGAPKKISYYFLNAYERWLSFDTNPLYALMHESIYCEGSSSSWSAHRTRLEFDSQFDAIKSVKEGRPVLLTGEMVFPWLFDEIQALKPFKDAAHLLAKKKDWPPLYDISTLKNNKVPIAAAVYFEDMYVNFKLSMETASGIAGIRLWITNEYMHSGLTDGGGLVLEHLLGMLNGKKPVF, from the exons ATGCAAAGCTCAAAACAATATGCCTTAAAATATGAAGGCTTATTATATGCAGACCGCAACAGCGTACAACTCCCCAGCTCTCTCCCCGAAAATACGGGAACACCCCCACCATTGCTTACGTCACCCCTCCGACTTCAGATTTCCCCACCCCCAAACCCTCCCGCATTTTCATTCTCTGCACTGCGTCTAAGCAAAGTTTTCCACTTTTACCCCTACAGCAGATCGCTCGCGAAATCCATGTCCACTGTAGACGCCACCGCAGCCTCTGCCACCGGCGGCGAAGATGCGCGAGTTACCGGGGAGTGGTTCTCTGTGCCGGAGCTCCGGCTCCGTGACCATCGATTCACAGTACCACTCGACTACTCCCTCGATTATTCTGCTTCCCCCAAGGTCTCCGTCTTTGTTCGCGAAATCGTCTCTG TTGGGAAGGAAGAACATATCCTCCCATTCTTATTGTACTTGCAGGGTGGGCCAGGTTTTGAGTGTCAGCGACCAACTGAAGCTGGTGGATGGATAAGTAAAGCATGTGAGGAATTCCGTGTTATTCTAATGGACCAG CGTGGTACAGGTTTGTCAACACCTTTGACACCATCATCGATGTCACAGTTTAAATCAGCGGAGGATTTGGCTGACTACTTGAAATATTTCCGAGCtgacaatatagtgaatgatgCTGAGTTTGTTCGCAAACTACTCGTTCCCAATTCCAGACCCTGGACAGTGTTGGGGCAG AGTTATGGAGGCTTCTGTGCAGTTAGTTACCTGAGTTTTGCTTCACAGGGACTGAAACAAGTCCTTTTAACTGGTGGAATTCCACCAATTAGAAGTGGATGTGCTGCAGATTTTGTTTACAGAGCTTGCTATCAGCAGGTTATGACTCAAAATGAAAAGTATTACCAGAGATTCCCCCGAGATATTGAGATAATACGAGAAGTAGTTGATCACTTATCCGAATCTGATGGAGGAGGG GTACCTCTTCCATCCGGTGGTATCTTGACACCTAGGGGGCTGCAGCTCTTAGGTTTGTCTGGTTTAGGAACTAACAATGGTTTTGAACGTCTGCACTACAT GTTTGAGAGGGTGTGGGATCCTGTATTAGTTCCTGGTGCACCGAAGAAAATCAGCTATTACTTTTTGAATGCC TATGAGAGGTGGCTGTCTTTTGATACAAATCCTCTATATGCTCTGATGCACGAGTCCATATACTGTGAG GGTTCGTCTTCAAGTTGGTCTGCTCACAGAACAAGGTTAGAGTTTGATAGCCAGTTTGATGCAATAAAATCTGTCAAAGAGGGACGTCCGGTGCTGCTTACTGGAGAG aTGGTATTTCCGTGGCTGTTCGATGAGATTCAAGCCTTGAAGCCATTTAAAGATGCTGCTCACCTATTGGCGAAGAAGAAAGATTGGCCTCCTTTATATGACATTTCAACTTTGAAAAATAACAAG GTGCCGATTGCTGCTGCTGTGTATTTTGAAGATATGTATGTTAACTTCAAGCTTTCTATGGAGACAGCTTCTGGGATTGCCGGAATTCGTTTGTGGATTACTAATGAATACATGCATTCTGGTTTGACAGACGGCGGTGGTCTGGTTTTGGAACATTTACTAGGCATGTTGAATGGAAAGAAGCCTGTTTTTTGA
- the LOC142553041 gene encoding uncharacterized protein LOC142553041 isoform X1, translated as MQSSKQYALKYEGLLYADRNSVQLPSSLPENTGTPPPLLTSPLRLQISPPPNPPAFSFSALRLSKVFHFYPYSRSLAKSMSTVDATAASATGGEDARVTGEWFSVPELRLRDHRFTVPLDYSLDYSASPKVSVFVREIVSVGKEEHILPFLLYLQGGPGFECQRPTEAGGWISKACEEFRVILMDQRGTGLSTPLTPSSMSQFKSAEDLADYLKYFRADNIVNDAEFVRKLLVPNSRPWTVLGQSYGGFCAVSYLSFASQGLKQVLLTGGIPPIRSGCAADFVYRACYQQVMTQNEKYYQRFPRDIEIIREVVDHLSESDGGGVPLPSGGILTPRGLQLLGLSGLGTNNGFERLHYMFERVWDPVLVPGAPKKISYYFLNAYERWLSFDTNPLYALMHESIYCEVNILVVTAFTNIWKHLVLSRLSLPSLILENTLLFIYQFVLILLSNCFIISGLKGSSSSWSAHRTRLEFDSQFDAIKSVKEGRPVLLTGEMVFPWLFDEIQALKPFKDAAHLLAKKKDWPPLYDISTLKNNKVPIAAAVYFEDMYVNFKLSMETASGIAGIRLWITNEYMHSGLTDGGGLVLEHLLGMLNGKKPVF; from the exons ATGCAAAGCTCAAAACAATATGCCTTAAAATATGAAGGCTTATTATATGCAGACCGCAACAGCGTACAACTCCCCAGCTCTCTCCCCGAAAATACGGGAACACCCCCACCATTGCTTACGTCACCCCTCCGACTTCAGATTTCCCCACCCCCAAACCCTCCCGCATTTTCATTCTCTGCACTGCGTCTAAGCAAAGTTTTCCACTTTTACCCCTACAGCAGATCGCTCGCGAAATCCATGTCCACTGTAGACGCCACCGCAGCCTCTGCCACCGGCGGCGAAGATGCGCGAGTTACCGGGGAGTGGTTCTCTGTGCCGGAGCTCCGGCTCCGTGACCATCGATTCACAGTACCACTCGACTACTCCCTCGATTATTCTGCTTCCCCCAAGGTCTCCGTCTTTGTTCGCGAAATCGTCTCTG TTGGGAAGGAAGAACATATCCTCCCATTCTTATTGTACTTGCAGGGTGGGCCAGGTTTTGAGTGTCAGCGACCAACTGAAGCTGGTGGATGGATAAGTAAAGCATGTGAGGAATTCCGTGTTATTCTAATGGACCAG CGTGGTACAGGTTTGTCAACACCTTTGACACCATCATCGATGTCACAGTTTAAATCAGCGGAGGATTTGGCTGACTACTTGAAATATTTCCGAGCtgacaatatagtgaatgatgCTGAGTTTGTTCGCAAACTACTCGTTCCCAATTCCAGACCCTGGACAGTGTTGGGGCAG AGTTATGGAGGCTTCTGTGCAGTTAGTTACCTGAGTTTTGCTTCACAGGGACTGAAACAAGTCCTTTTAACTGGTGGAATTCCACCAATTAGAAGTGGATGTGCTGCAGATTTTGTTTACAGAGCTTGCTATCAGCAGGTTATGACTCAAAATGAAAAGTATTACCAGAGATTCCCCCGAGATATTGAGATAATACGAGAAGTAGTTGATCACTTATCCGAATCTGATGGAGGAGGG GTACCTCTTCCATCCGGTGGTATCTTGACACCTAGGGGGCTGCAGCTCTTAGGTTTGTCTGGTTTAGGAACTAACAATGGTTTTGAACGTCTGCACTACAT GTTTGAGAGGGTGTGGGATCCTGTATTAGTTCCTGGTGCACCGAAGAAAATCAGCTATTACTTTTTGAATGCC TATGAGAGGTGGCTGTCTTTTGATACAAATCCTCTATATGCTCTGATGCACGAGTCCATATACTGTGAGGTAAACATTTTGGTAGTCACTGCCTTCACTAATATTTGGAAGCACCTAGTTCTCTCGAGGTTGTCACTGCCTTCACTGATACTTGAAAACACTTTGCTGTTCATATACCAGTTTGTTCTCATACTATTGTCTAACTGCTTCATTATAAGTGGACTTAAGGGTTCGTCTTCAAGTTGGTCTGCTCACAGAACAAGGTTAGAGTTTGATAGCCAGTTTGATGCAATAAAATCTGTCAAAGAGGGACGTCCGGTGCTGCTTACTGGAGAG aTGGTATTTCCGTGGCTGTTCGATGAGATTCAAGCCTTGAAGCCATTTAAAGATGCTGCTCACCTATTGGCGAAGAAGAAAGATTGGCCTCCTTTATATGACATTTCAACTTTGAAAAATAACAAG GTGCCGATTGCTGCTGCTGTGTATTTTGAAGATATGTATGTTAACTTCAAGCTTTCTATGGAGACAGCTTCTGGGATTGCCGGAATTCGTTTGTGGATTACTAATGAATACATGCATTCTGGTTTGACAGACGGCGGTGGTCTGGTTTTGGAACATTTACTAGGCATGTTGAATGGAAAGAAGCCTGTTTTTTGA
- the LOC142553041 gene encoding uncharacterized protein LOC142553041 isoform X4, whose product MRELPGSGSLCRSSGSVTIDSQYHSTTPSIILLPPRSPSLFAKSSLGGPGFECQRPTEAGGWISKACEEFRVILMDQRGTGLSTPLTPSSMSQFKSAEDLADYLKYFRADNIVNDAEFVRKLLVPNSRPWTVLGQSYGGFCAVSYLSFASQGLKQVLLTGGIPPIRSGCAADFVYRACYQQVMTQNEKYYQRFPRDIEIIREVVDHLSESDGGGVPLPSGGILTPRGLQLLGLSGLGTNNGFERLHYMFERVWDPVLVPGAPKKISYYFLNAYERWLSFDTNPLYALMHESIYCEVNILVVTAFTNIWKHLVLSRLSLPSLILENTLLFIYQFVLILLSNCFIISGLKGSSSSWSAHRTRLEFDSQFDAIKSVKEGRPVLLTGEMVFPWLFDEIQALKPFKDAAHLLAKKKDWPPLYDISTLKNNKVPIAAAVYFEDMYVNFKLSMETASGIAGIRLWITNEYMHSGLTDGGGLVLEHLLGMLNGKKPVF is encoded by the exons ATGCGCGAGTTACCGGGGAGTGGTTCTCTGTGCCGGAGCTCCGGCTCCGTGACCATCGATTCACAGTACCACTCGACTACTCCCTCGATTATTCTGCTTCCCCCAAGGTCTCCGTCTTTGTTCGCGAAATCGTCTCTG GGTGGGCCAGGTTTTGAGTGTCAGCGACCAACTGAAGCTGGTGGATGGATAAGTAAAGCATGTGAGGAATTCCGTGTTATTCTAATGGACCAG CGTGGTACAGGTTTGTCAACACCTTTGACACCATCATCGATGTCACAGTTTAAATCAGCGGAGGATTTGGCTGACTACTTGAAATATTTCCGAGCtgacaatatagtgaatgatgCTGAGTTTGTTCGCAAACTACTCGTTCCCAATTCCAGACCCTGGACAGTGTTGGGGCAG AGTTATGGAGGCTTCTGTGCAGTTAGTTACCTGAGTTTTGCTTCACAGGGACTGAAACAAGTCCTTTTAACTGGTGGAATTCCACCAATTAGAAGTGGATGTGCTGCAGATTTTGTTTACAGAGCTTGCTATCAGCAGGTTATGACTCAAAATGAAAAGTATTACCAGAGATTCCCCCGAGATATTGAGATAATACGAGAAGTAGTTGATCACTTATCCGAATCTGATGGAGGAGGG GTACCTCTTCCATCCGGTGGTATCTTGACACCTAGGGGGCTGCAGCTCTTAGGTTTGTCTGGTTTAGGAACTAACAATGGTTTTGAACGTCTGCACTACAT GTTTGAGAGGGTGTGGGATCCTGTATTAGTTCCTGGTGCACCGAAGAAAATCAGCTATTACTTTTTGAATGCC TATGAGAGGTGGCTGTCTTTTGATACAAATCCTCTATATGCTCTGATGCACGAGTCCATATACTGTGAGGTAAACATTTTGGTAGTCACTGCCTTCACTAATATTTGGAAGCACCTAGTTCTCTCGAGGTTGTCACTGCCTTCACTGATACTTGAAAACACTTTGCTGTTCATATACCAGTTTGTTCTCATACTATTGTCTAACTGCTTCATTATAAGTGGACTTAAGGGTTCGTCTTCAAGTTGGTCTGCTCACAGAACAAGGTTAGAGTTTGATAGCCAGTTTGATGCAATAAAATCTGTCAAAGAGGGACGTCCGGTGCTGCTTACTGGAGAG aTGGTATTTCCGTGGCTGTTCGATGAGATTCAAGCCTTGAAGCCATTTAAAGATGCTGCTCACCTATTGGCGAAGAAGAAAGATTGGCCTCCTTTATATGACATTTCAACTTTGAAAAATAACAAG GTGCCGATTGCTGCTGCTGTGTATTTTGAAGATATGTATGTTAACTTCAAGCTTTCTATGGAGACAGCTTCTGGGATTGCCGGAATTCGTTTGTGGATTACTAATGAATACATGCATTCTGGTTTGACAGACGGCGGTGGTCTGGTTTTGGAACATTTACTAGGCATGTTGAATGGAAAGAAGCCTGTTTTTTGA
- the LOC142554424 gene encoding RING-H2 finger protein ATL67-like produces the protein MSNQPSPPPPPLPTLPSPTTAGQSSFAQNVNSIGLGYAIAIALGFLVLFSTVLLASYICYRMSASRRRRRGQHSPSSTDSTRSNENSIYLPRIIFVAEDDESDSQNVVVGLEQTVINSYPKFVFSRRNGNGGNDTVCSICLCDYREAEMLRMLPDCKHRFHVTCVDAWLKLNASCPVCRNSPLPTPLSTPLQEVVPLSQYADGRRRI, from the coding sequence ATGTCCAACCAGCCATCACCCCCGCCGCCACCCTTACCCACCCTCCCCAGCCCTACCACCGCCGGACAATCCTCGTTTGCACAAAACGTCAATTCCATAGGTCTCGGCTATGCCATCGCGATTGCCCTCGGCTTCCTCGTCCTCTTTTCCACCGTCCTCCTCGCCTCCTACATCTGCTACCGCATGTCCGCCTCACGCCGACGCCGCCGGGGCCAACACTCCCCGTCTTCCACAGACTCTACCCGGTCGAACGAAAACAGCATCTACCTCCCCCGGATAATCTTCGTCGCCGAGGACGACGAGAGCGACTCACAAAACGTCGTCGTGGGGCTCGAGCAGACGGTTATAAACTCTTATCCGAAGTTTGTGTTCTCGAGGAGAAATGGGAACGGTGGAAACGACACCGTCTGCTCGATTTGCTTGTGCGATTACAGAGAGGCGGAGATGCTGAGGATGTTGCCGGATTGTAAGCACAGATTTCACGTCACGTGCGTGGATGCCTGGCTAAAGCTTAATGCTTCGTGTCCCGTCTGCCGGAATTCTCCGTTGCCGACGCCGCTATCGACGCCGTTGCAGGAGGTGGTGCCACTGTCTCAGTACGCCGATGGGCGAAGGAGAATATGA
- the LOC142553041 gene encoding uncharacterized protein LOC142553041 isoform X2 — protein sequence MQSSKQYALKYEGLLYADRNSVQLPSSLPENTGTPPPLLTSPLRLQISPPPNPPAFSFSALRLSKVFHFYPYSRSLAKSMSTVDATAASATGGEDARVTGEWFSVPELRLRDHRFTVPLDYSLDYSASPKVSVFVREIVSVGKEEHILPFLLYLQGGPGFECQRPTEAGGWISKACEEFRVILMDQRGTGLSTPLTPSSMSQFKSAEDLADYLKYFRADNIVNDAEFVRKLLVPNSRPWTVLGQGLKQVLLTGGIPPIRSGCAADFVYRACYQQVMTQNEKYYQRFPRDIEIIREVVDHLSESDGGGVPLPSGGILTPRGLQLLGLSGLGTNNGFERLHYMFERVWDPVLVPGAPKKISYYFLNAYERWLSFDTNPLYALMHESIYCEVNILVVTAFTNIWKHLVLSRLSLPSLILENTLLFIYQFVLILLSNCFIISGLKGSSSSWSAHRTRLEFDSQFDAIKSVKEGRPVLLTGEMVFPWLFDEIQALKPFKDAAHLLAKKKDWPPLYDISTLKNNKVPIAAAVYFEDMYVNFKLSMETASGIAGIRLWITNEYMHSGLTDGGGLVLEHLLGMLNGKKPVF from the exons ATGCAAAGCTCAAAACAATATGCCTTAAAATATGAAGGCTTATTATATGCAGACCGCAACAGCGTACAACTCCCCAGCTCTCTCCCCGAAAATACGGGAACACCCCCACCATTGCTTACGTCACCCCTCCGACTTCAGATTTCCCCACCCCCAAACCCTCCCGCATTTTCATTCTCTGCACTGCGTCTAAGCAAAGTTTTCCACTTTTACCCCTACAGCAGATCGCTCGCGAAATCCATGTCCACTGTAGACGCCACCGCAGCCTCTGCCACCGGCGGCGAAGATGCGCGAGTTACCGGGGAGTGGTTCTCTGTGCCGGAGCTCCGGCTCCGTGACCATCGATTCACAGTACCACTCGACTACTCCCTCGATTATTCTGCTTCCCCCAAGGTCTCCGTCTTTGTTCGCGAAATCGTCTCTG TTGGGAAGGAAGAACATATCCTCCCATTCTTATTGTACTTGCAGGGTGGGCCAGGTTTTGAGTGTCAGCGACCAACTGAAGCTGGTGGATGGATAAGTAAAGCATGTGAGGAATTCCGTGTTATTCTAATGGACCAG CGTGGTACAGGTTTGTCAACACCTTTGACACCATCATCGATGTCACAGTTTAAATCAGCGGAGGATTTGGCTGACTACTTGAAATATTTCCGAGCtgacaatatagtgaatgatgCTGAGTTTGTTCGCAAACTACTCGTTCCCAATTCCAGACCCTGGACAGTGTTGGGGCAG GGACTGAAACAAGTCCTTTTAACTGGTGGAATTCCACCAATTAGAAGTGGATGTGCTGCAGATTTTGTTTACAGAGCTTGCTATCAGCAGGTTATGACTCAAAATGAAAAGTATTACCAGAGATTCCCCCGAGATATTGAGATAATACGAGAAGTAGTTGATCACTTATCCGAATCTGATGGAGGAGGG GTACCTCTTCCATCCGGTGGTATCTTGACACCTAGGGGGCTGCAGCTCTTAGGTTTGTCTGGTTTAGGAACTAACAATGGTTTTGAACGTCTGCACTACAT GTTTGAGAGGGTGTGGGATCCTGTATTAGTTCCTGGTGCACCGAAGAAAATCAGCTATTACTTTTTGAATGCC TATGAGAGGTGGCTGTCTTTTGATACAAATCCTCTATATGCTCTGATGCACGAGTCCATATACTGTGAGGTAAACATTTTGGTAGTCACTGCCTTCACTAATATTTGGAAGCACCTAGTTCTCTCGAGGTTGTCACTGCCTTCACTGATACTTGAAAACACTTTGCTGTTCATATACCAGTTTGTTCTCATACTATTGTCTAACTGCTTCATTATAAGTGGACTTAAGGGTTCGTCTTCAAGTTGGTCTGCTCACAGAACAAGGTTAGAGTTTGATAGCCAGTTTGATGCAATAAAATCTGTCAAAGAGGGACGTCCGGTGCTGCTTACTGGAGAG aTGGTATTTCCGTGGCTGTTCGATGAGATTCAAGCCTTGAAGCCATTTAAAGATGCTGCTCACCTATTGGCGAAGAAGAAAGATTGGCCTCCTTTATATGACATTTCAACTTTGAAAAATAACAAG GTGCCGATTGCTGCTGCTGTGTATTTTGAAGATATGTATGTTAACTTCAAGCTTTCTATGGAGACAGCTTCTGGGATTGCCGGAATTCGTTTGTGGATTACTAATGAATACATGCATTCTGGTTTGACAGACGGCGGTGGTCTGGTTTTGGAACATTTACTAGGCATGTTGAATGGAAAGAAGCCTGTTTTTTGA
- the LOC142553043 gene encoding WRKY transcription factor 22-like: MEDDWDLHAVVRGCGSTSTTTAASSVQTPSDDLLTANFQQNYNTSAAYNYRQDLFQPRRESFIEDLHDLCKPFFPRSQQPASQIGSLLSPKSLPISPLSVLGGFQGLPSSEQQQQQMARQLLQQTQITQKQLPISVPNASKASQNPTSRSAKRRKNNLKRVCHVPAENSSSDMWSWRKYGQKPIKGSPYPRGYYKCSTSKGCMARKQVERNRSDPGMFIITYTAEHNHPIPTHRNSLAGCTRQKSAAANPGSENPDKRSCSPPTSPPEDLSLTPGKLESSQEELAEAEDDDLSVSDMALSDDFFDGLGDLAGPDPGECIDDQFPASLQFPWLDKNTTTAGGGGG, from the exons ATGGAGGACGATTGGGATCTGCACGCAGTGGTAAGAGGCTGCggctccacctccaccaccacagCCGCCTCCAGCGTCCAAACTCCCTCGGATGATCTTCTTACCGCTAACTTCCAACAAAATTACAACACTTCGGCTGCTTATAATTACCGTCAAGATCTATTTCAACCAAGAAGGGAGAGCTTCATCGAAGACCTGCATGATTTATGCAAACCCTTTTTCCCAAGATCACAGCAGCCAGCTTCACAAATAGGATCGCTTCTTTCTCCAAAAAGTTTACCTATTTCACCGCTCTCTGTTCTTGGGGGTTTTCAAGGGCTGCCATCGTCGGAGCAACAGCAGCAGCAAATGGCGCGTCAATTACTCCAACAGACACAGATTACGCAAAAGCAGCTACCCATATCTGTTCCTAATGCCTCAAAAGCTTCGCAGAATCCTACTTCGAGGTCGGCCAAAAGAAG GAAGAACAATTTGAAGAGGGTTTGTCATGTCCCGGCAGAGAACTCATCATCTGATATGTGGTCTTGGAGAAAATATGGGCAAAAACCTATTAAAGGTTCACCCTATCCCAG GGGCTATTATAAATGCAGCACCTCAAAGGGCTGTATGGCAAGAAAACAAGTGGAGCGGAATAGATCCGACCCGGGAATGTTCATCATCACCTACACAGCCGAGCACAATCACCCTATTCCTACTCACCGCAACTCACTCGCCGGGTGCACACGCCAGAAGTCGGCTGCGGCGAATCCCGGCTCAGAAAACCCGGACAAACGGTCTTGCTCGCCTCCAACGTCACCTCCAGAAGACCTCTCTCTGACGCCTGGAAAGTTAGAGAGCAGCCAAGAGGAGTTGGCAGAAGCTGAGGATGACGATTTAAGCGTTTCGGACATGGCGTTATCAGATGATTTCTTCGACGGTTTGGGGGATTTAGCTGGACCCGACCCCGGCGAATGTATCGACGATCAGTTCCCAGCGAGCCTACAGTTCCCTTGGCTCGACAAGAATACAACGACCGCCGGCGGTGGCGGTGGTTGA
- the LOC142554425 gene encoding late embryogenesis abundant protein At1g64065, translated as MPTPMESSDQVHPLAPAAGRYTGSDDDEAAAHKTNRRRCIKSCGTITVLLLIQAIVVVVLIFTVFKVKDPVIRMNGVTIDRLELLNGTITPRPGSNITLTADVSVKNSNFASFKYQNTTATLFYHGVVIGEARGPSGRAKARRTMRMNVTVDVMTDRILQQPNLNSDYSSGLLTIGSYTSVGGRVKMIFFKKHVTVRMNCSITVNVTSKAIQQQKCKRKVKF; from the coding sequence ATGCCAACGCCGATGGAGTCATCCGACCAAGTCCACCCACTCGCTCCCGCCGCTGGTCGATACACCGGCAGCGACGACGACGAAGCAGCAGCCCACAAAACGAACCGCCGAAGGTGCATCAAGTCCTGCGGCACCATCACAGTGCTCCTCCTCATCCAAGCCATCGTGGTCGTCGTCCTAATATTTACCGTATTCAAAGTCAAAGATCCAGTCATCCGTATGAACGGAGTCACCATCGACAGGCTCGAGCTACTCAATGGCACCATCACTCCGCGGCCGGGGTCTAATATCACCCTCACCGCCGACGTCTCCGTGAAGAACTCGAACTTCGCGTCCTTCAAGTATCAGAACACGACGGCCACGCTTTTCTACCACGGCGTGGTGATCGGAGAGGCGCGTGGTCCCTCGGGTAGGGCGAAGGCGCGTCGGACCATGAGGATGAACGTGACGGTGGATGTGATGACGGATCGGATCCTTCAGCAGCCGAATCTGAACTCGGATTACAGTTCGGGTCTGCTGACGATCGGCAGTTACACGAGCGTTGGCGGGAGAGTGAAGATGATTTTCTTTAAGAAACACGTGACAGTGAGAATGAATTGCAGCATCACAGTTAACGTCACAAGCAAAGCGATTCAGCAGCAGAAGTGTAAACGAAAGGTTAAATTTTAA